A region of Rhizobium grahamii DNA encodes the following proteins:
- a CDS encoding DMT family transporter, whose protein sequence is MGSVFENPMRGIAFKVASVVTFVAMQTFIKLAGTGIQPGQVTFCRSFFALFPIMAYLAYRGQLRSSFYTSNPVGHLKRGTLGIISMGLGFYGLIHLPLPEAIALGYATPLVAVVFAALFLGETVRIYRWTAVVIGLVGVSIVSWPKLTLFREGGVQAEQAVGAVTVLLASVLGGMAMIQVRKLVEEEKTSTIVLYFSITASVMSLVTVPFGWDILELEPQMFLIAAGFCGGVAQILLTESYRHADVSTVAPFEYTSIVLGGVIGYVLFEEVPTSSMLLGTLVIVAAGIFIIYREHRLQLQRRSARDLSA, encoded by the coding sequence ATGGGGTCGGTTTTCGAAAATCCAATGAGAGGCATCGCGTTCAAGGTGGCGTCGGTGGTCACTTTCGTTGCGATGCAGACCTTCATCAAGCTTGCCGGAACGGGGATCCAGCCGGGGCAGGTGACTTTCTGCCGGTCGTTCTTTGCGCTGTTTCCGATCATGGCCTATCTTGCCTATCGCGGGCAATTGCGCAGTTCCTTCTATACATCGAACCCCGTCGGTCACCTAAAGCGTGGGACGCTGGGGATCATTTCGATGGGCCTGGGCTTCTACGGGCTGATACACCTGCCGCTTCCGGAAGCCATTGCGCTCGGATATGCGACACCTCTCGTGGCCGTGGTGTTTGCCGCGCTGTTTCTTGGCGAGACCGTTCGAATCTACCGATGGACGGCCGTCGTTATCGGCTTGGTCGGAGTTTCGATCGTCTCCTGGCCGAAGCTGACGCTGTTTCGCGAGGGCGGCGTTCAGGCCGAACAGGCCGTCGGCGCCGTAACCGTTCTTCTGGCATCTGTCCTCGGCGGCATGGCGATGATCCAGGTGCGTAAGCTGGTTGAGGAAGAGAAGACGTCGACAATCGTCCTGTATTTCTCGATCACCGCTTCGGTCATGTCGTTGGTGACGGTGCCGTTTGGCTGGGACATTCTCGAACTCGAACCGCAAATGTTCCTGATCGCTGCGGGCTTCTGCGGGGGTGTCGCGCAGATCCTGTTGACGGAGAGCTACCGCCACGCCGACGTCTCCACGGTTGCGCCGTTCGAATATACCTCGATCGTGCTCGGCGGCGTCATCGGCTACGTCCTGTTCGAGGAAGTGCCGACTTCAAGCATGCTGCTCGGCACGCTGGTTATCGTCGCAGCCGGTATATTCATCATATACCGGGAACACCGACTTCAGCTCCAGCGACGTAGCGCGCGCGATCTGAGCGCTTAA
- the pepN gene encoding aminopeptidase N: MRTDSGQVINLADYRPTDFVLERVDLTFELDPTETKVESRLIFHRREGADTSAPLVLDGDELALAGLLFDQIEMAPDQYTATPESLTVRDLPESDPFELTITTIINPEANTKLMGLYRTGGIYSTQCEAEGFRRITYFPDRPDVLAPYTVNIIAEKATNPLLLSNGNFLGGAGYGEGKHFAAWFDPHPKPSYLFALVAGDLGVIEDTFTTMSGREVALKIYVEHGKEPRAGYAMDALKRSMKWDEDVFGREYDLDIFMIVAVSDFNMGAMENKGLNVFNDKYVLADPETATDADYANIEAIIAHEYFHNWTGNRITCRDWFQLCLKEGLTVYRDHEFSSDQRSRPVKRIAEVRHLKSEQFPEDGGPLAHPVRPTQYREINNFYTTTVYEKGSEVTRMIATLLGKETFKKGMDLYFERHDGQAVTIEDFVKCFEDVSGRDLAQFSLWYQQAGTPLVTASGSYDATAKTFALSLEQMIPATPGQTDKKPMHIPLSLALFAEDGAQLQPSSVTGAEYAGEILHLTDRAQTAVFHCIASRPVVSINRSFSAPIKLHFDQTAADLALLARNETDHFARWQALTDLALPTLLKAARDGHSASADRTFVEPLLAAAADDSLEPAFRAQALALPSESDIARELGGNNDPDAIHAGRQAIMKQVADAGRDVFLKLHETMLTAGDFTPDAKSAGRRALRNTALVYLSYAEASPSRAKAAFDAANNMTDLMQALTILAHRFPDSAEAADALETFRDRFADNALVIDKWFSVQATIPGAKTLDRVVELMENPLFIRTNPNRVRSLIGTFAFTNPTGIGRADGEGYRFLAREILDIDARNPQLAARLLTSMRSWRSLEPVRAEHARKALTEIQQSDKLSTDVRDIVERTLQG, from the coding sequence ATGCGCACAGACAGCGGCCAGGTCATCAATCTGGCAGATTACCGCCCCACCGACTTCGTTCTGGAGCGTGTGGACCTGACCTTCGAGCTGGACCCGACAGAGACAAAAGTCGAATCCCGATTGATCTTCCATCGGCGCGAGGGCGCCGATACGTCGGCACCGCTGGTGCTTGACGGTGACGAGCTGGCCTTGGCCGGCTTGCTCTTCGACCAGATCGAAATGGCTCCCGACCAATATACGGCAACGCCGGAGAGCCTGACTGTTCGCGACCTCCCGGAATCGGACCCCTTCGAGCTGACGATCACCACGATCATCAACCCCGAAGCCAACACAAAACTTATGGGGCTCTATCGTACAGGCGGCATCTACAGCACGCAGTGCGAAGCCGAAGGTTTCCGCAGGATCACCTATTTCCCGGATCGTCCGGATGTCCTGGCGCCCTACACGGTGAACATCATCGCGGAAAAGGCTACCAACCCACTGCTTCTTTCGAACGGAAACTTCCTCGGTGGCGCCGGCTACGGCGAAGGCAAGCACTTCGCCGCCTGGTTCGATCCACACCCGAAGCCGAGCTACCTGTTTGCGCTGGTCGCGGGCGACCTCGGCGTGATCGAAGACACCTTCACAACCATGTCCGGCCGTGAAGTCGCTCTGAAGATCTATGTCGAGCATGGCAAGGAACCCCGCGCCGGATACGCGATGGATGCGCTGAAGCGCTCCATGAAGTGGGACGAAGACGTCTTCGGACGCGAGTACGATCTCGATATTTTCATGATCGTCGCCGTTTCCGACTTCAATATGGGCGCGATGGAAAACAAGGGGCTGAATGTCTTCAACGACAAGTACGTCCTCGCCGATCCAGAAACCGCGACCGATGCCGATTATGCGAATATCGAAGCGATCATCGCGCACGAGTATTTCCACAACTGGACGGGCAACCGCATTACCTGCCGCGACTGGTTCCAGCTGTGCCTGAAGGAAGGCCTGACGGTCTATCGCGATCACGAATTCTCGTCCGATCAGCGTTCGCGTCCCGTCAAACGCATCGCGGAAGTTCGGCACCTGAAGTCAGAACAGTTCCCGGAAGACGGCGGGCCGCTCGCTCATCCGGTGCGGCCGACGCAGTACCGCGAGATCAACAACTTCTACACCACGACAGTCTACGAGAAGGGCAGTGAAGTTACCCGGATGATCGCGACCTTGCTCGGCAAGGAGACGTTCAAGAAGGGAATGGATCTCTACTTCGAACGACACGACGGCCAGGCCGTCACTATCGAAGACTTCGTCAAGTGCTTCGAGGATGTCAGCGGCCGCGATCTGGCGCAGTTTTCTCTTTGGTACCAGCAGGCAGGTACGCCGCTTGTTACTGCCTCTGGCAGCTACGACGCGACAGCAAAGACCTTCGCCCTGTCGCTTGAACAGATGATCCCGGCGACACCCGGCCAGACCGACAAGAAGCCGATGCATATCCCGCTCAGCCTCGCGCTGTTTGCCGAAGATGGGGCCCAGTTGCAGCCGTCGTCGGTCACTGGCGCCGAATATGCTGGGGAAATCCTGCACCTCACGGACCGAGCGCAAACAGCAGTCTTCCACTGCATCGCATCCCGTCCAGTGGTGTCGATCAATCGCAGCTTCTCCGCACCGATCAAGCTGCACTTCGATCAGACGGCTGCCGATCTTGCACTGCTGGCGCGCAACGAAACCGATCATTTCGCCCGCTGGCAGGCGCTGACCGACCTGGCCTTGCCGACCCTTTTAAAGGCAGCGCGCGACGGGCATTCCGCGTCCGCCGATCGTACATTCGTCGAGCCCCTTCTGGCGGCTGCGGCCGACGACAGCCTTGAACCCGCGTTCCGCGCTCAGGCTCTCGCTCTGCCGAGTGAATCGGACATTGCCCGTGAACTCGGCGGCAACAACGATCCGGACGCCATCCATGCCGGCCGTCAGGCGATCATGAAGCAGGTGGCCGATGCCGGCCGCGATGTTTTCCTGAAGCTGCACGAGACGATGCTGACCGCGGGCGACTTTACGCCGGATGCGAAGAGCGCCGGACGGCGTGCGCTTCGCAATACCGCGCTGGTCTATCTTTCGTATGCCGAAGCGTCTCCATCGAGAGCAAAAGCGGCATTCGATGCGGCCAACAACATGACGGACCTGATGCAGGCGCTGACCATTCTGGCGCACCGCTTCCCTGACAGCGCGGAAGCCGCCGACGCGCTCGAGACCTTCCGCGATCGGTTCGCGGACAATGCGCTCGTGATCGACAAGTGGTTCTCCGTCCAGGCGACCATTCCCGGCGCAAAGACGCTCGACCGCGTGGTCGAACTCATGGAAAACCCTCTTTTTATCCGGACGAACCCGAACCGGGTTCGATCGCTGATCGGGACCTTCGCCTTCACCAACCCCACGGGGATCGGACGGGCCGATGGAGAGGGCTATCGTTTCCTCGCTCGCGAGATCCTTGATATCGACGCTCGCAACCCACAGTTGGCCGCGCGCCTACTGACATCCATGCGTTCCTGGCGCTCACTGGAGCCCGTTCGGGCCGAGCATGCACGCAAGGCACTGACCGAAATTCAGCAGTCCGACAAGCTCTCTACAGACGTTCGCGACATCGTCGAACGGACGCTGCAAGGGTGA